Proteins from a genomic interval of Rickettsia sp. Oklahoma-10:
- the lon gene encoding endopeptidase La: MNKKSLPLMVLRDMVVFPGVIAPIFVGRQQSLQALSHTTISKEDNSKYILVTLQKKFDQENPNKHELYNTGILAKIIQIVKLPNNTAKILIEAVARVKLSNIKGEEAFEANYEIIPDEEIFDINNMRSLVDHAVQLFSKYAINDKKVNAEIIETINKEISNRTNFINIINILAVHLITSLEAKQYLLEETSPFRRITTVISTLTSNIVNSETEQVLQQRVRKQIEKTQRDYYLHEQMKAIQKELDEDKSELVDIEKKIKCLKLSKEAKEKAEAELKKLRTMNQMSAESGVTRNYLETLLSLPWGKYDYSKVDINQAEKILNRDHFGLEKAKERIIEYLAVLQRSSKIRGPILCLIGPPGVGKTSLVKSIAEGMGRKYTKFALGGVRDEAEIRGHRKTYLGSMPGKILGQLKKVKTSNPVMLLDEIDKMSSDFRGDPASALLEVLDPEQNSHFVDHYLEVEYDLSNVIFIATANSHNLPRALSDRMEKIYISGYVEEEKLQIAKSYLVPKQFKMHKIKKDEITISETAILDLIRYYTKESGVRALEREIGALTRKALKQILANKTVKHIAIDSNNLEEFLGVKKYNFGLAEKEDQIGSTTGLAYTEVDGDLLTIEALAFPGKGEIKTTGKLGDVMKESAMAAYSCFRSRATNFGLKYENYKDFDIHIHVPAGAIPKDGPSAGCALFTTIVSLMTKIPVHRTVAMTGEITLRGNVLPIGGLKEKLLAASRGGIKTVLIPEENVKDLKDIPPNIKERLEIISVSNIDQVLKHALVEMPINE; encoded by the coding sequence ATGAATAAAAAATCCCTACCGCTTATGGTGTTACGAGATATGGTAGTATTCCCCGGGGTAATTGCGCCTATTTTTGTAGGTAGGCAACAATCACTGCAAGCACTCTCTCATACTACTATCTCCAAGGAAGATAATAGTAAATATATCTTAGTAACTTTACAGAAAAAATTTGATCAAGAAAACCCTAATAAACATGAGCTTTATAACACAGGTATACTTGCCAAGATTATCCAAATAGTGAAGCTACCTAATAATACAGCAAAAATCTTAATAGAAGCAGTAGCAAGAGTAAAGTTGAGTAACATTAAAGGTGAAGAAGCTTTTGAAGCGAATTACGAAATTATTCCAGATGAAGAAATATTTGATATTAATAACATGCGTTCATTAGTGGATCATGCAGTACAACTATTTAGTAAATATGCTATTAATGATAAAAAAGTTAATGCAGAAATTATTGAAACTATTAATAAAGAAATAAGTAATAGAACTAATTTTATAAATATAATAAATATATTAGCTGTACATTTGATAACTTCACTTGAGGCAAAGCAGTATTTATTAGAAGAAACTAGTCCTTTTAGGCGTATCACTACAGTGATTAGTACGCTTACTTCCAATATAGTAAATTCAGAGACCGAGCAAGTGTTGCAGCAAAGAGTAAGAAAGCAAATCGAAAAAACACAGCGTGATTATTATCTGCACGAACAGATGAAAGCTATTCAAAAGGAACTTGATGAAGATAAATCAGAACTTGTTGATATCGAGAAAAAAATTAAATGTTTAAAATTATCAAAAGAAGCAAAAGAGAAGGCTGAAGCTGAACTTAAAAAACTCCGTACCATGAACCAAATGTCGGCGGAGTCGGGAGTAACGCGTAACTATCTTGAGACATTACTTAGCCTGCCTTGGGGTAAATATGATTATAGCAAAGTAGATATTAACCAAGCTGAAAAAATTTTAAATCGTGATCATTTTGGCCTTGAAAAAGCTAAAGAACGAATTATAGAATATTTAGCAGTATTACAGCGTTCAAGTAAAATTAGAGGACCTATATTATGTTTAATTGGTCCTCCCGGAGTTGGTAAGACTTCACTTGTAAAATCCATTGCCGAAGGAATGGGTAGAAAATACACTAAATTTGCTCTCGGAGGTGTTAGAGATGAAGCAGAAATCAGAGGGCACAGAAAAACTTACCTTGGATCAATGCCCGGTAAAATTCTAGGTCAACTTAAGAAAGTGAAGACTAGTAACCCTGTAATGCTACTTGATGAAATCGATAAAATGAGTTCTGATTTTAGAGGTGATCCGGCATCTGCTTTGCTTGAGGTATTAGACCCGGAGCAGAACAGTCATTTTGTGGATCATTATCTAGAAGTAGAATATGATCTATCAAATGTAATATTTATTGCTACTGCTAACTCTCATAATTTACCTAGAGCTTTAAGTGATAGAATGGAAAAAATATATATTTCCGGTTATGTAGAGGAAGAAAAGCTTCAAATTGCCAAAAGTTATTTAGTTCCGAAACAATTTAAAATGCATAAAATTAAAAAAGATGAAATTACTATATCTGAGACAGCAATTTTAGATTTAATTAGATATTACACCAAGGAATCAGGCGTAAGAGCTTTAGAGCGTGAAATAGGTGCGTTAACTAGAAAAGCACTAAAGCAAATTTTAGCAAATAAAACAGTTAAGCATATTGCCATAGATAGTAATAATCTTGAAGAATTTTTAGGGGTTAAAAAATATAACTTCGGACTTGCTGAGAAAGAAGATCAAATAGGGAGTACTACAGGACTTGCGTATACTGAAGTAGACGGAGATCTTTTAACTATAGAGGCTTTAGCATTCCCAGGAAAAGGTGAAATCAAGACTACTGGAAAACTTGGTGATGTTATGAAAGAATCGGCAATGGCTGCCTATAGCTGCTTTAGAAGTAGAGCAACAAATTTTGGATTAAAATATGAAAATTATAAAGATTTTGATATTCACATTCACGTACCGGCAGGTGCTATCCCAAAGGATGGTCCTTCTGCCGGTTGTGCTTTGTTTACAACTATTGTTTCGTTAATGACTAAAATACCCGTACACCGCACTGTAGCAATGACAGGCGAAATTACTTTGAGAGGAAATGTCTTGCCTATCGGTGGTCTTAAAGAGAAGTTATTAGCTGCAAGTAGGGGAGGGATTAAAACTGTGTTGATTCCAGAGGAGAATGTCAAAGATTTAAAAGATATACCGCCCAATATAAAAGAACGCCTAGAAATTATATCCGTATCAAATATTGATCAAGTATTGAAGCATGCTTTGGTAGAAATGCCTATAAATGAATAG